GCAGTGCAGCAGCATGAGTGCGCGTGTGCAGAGTTGTGCAGTGCAGCTCCACCAGAGCTcaacagtcttacagcttcagggaagaaaagttcctcagtctggtggtcctgctcCTGTAGCAGCTCTGAATCGGTCACTAATGAGACGAGGACACTTGCTCTGGTCACCACAGCTTTAATTTGAATCCCCCCTTTAAAATGGGGAACGAGGGGCATTAGTTTGGTGGACACAGCCAGGCTACACTCTCATCACAAGCTGCTTGTCTCCTCTGAGCGAGAAACGCAGCAGCCAACAGTgtacatagaaaaacaaaacatgggtagtccaataaaaatatatacactcaAAGAGAATTGacaacacaaaattactgagtGACCaaatatgttacaaaaataaaatgaataaaacagataATCAAAACGCACCTTTAAAATGGGGAATGAGGGGCATTAGTTTGGTGGACACAGCCAGGCTACACTCTCTGTAAGACGTGGATGAAAGAAACACAGATGATTTAAAATCTATTATTTCACATGCTGGAAATAGAAACAACCCTATTAACATCATCTTTATAACGCTTATTGCAGTAATCACATATTTTCAAAGTCTGTTAACAGTCTTTTCAGCTGCTAGCTAGTTTACCAGCAGTGAGTGGAGGAACACCTCTTACCATCACAAGCTGCTTGTCTCCTCTGAGCGAGAGACACTGTGACACATGTAGCTGGGGTGTGTCACGCCATTTAATGTCCCCAAGCAACAGGTGGCGATAAGGAACCACAATAAAAAGCCAAGACAACATTAACGGCTTGatacaaagaaatatatttacttaaaaaaaaaacatatatataaacatgaacTGACTTTCACTGTGGAGTTTTGAGAACGTTCATCTAAATTAACTTGCTACACTCCTAATGCCCTTGAGCCTCCTACCTGAAGTATCCTcaggcaagatattgaacccttAGTTGCTGTAGATTTATTCCTACAGTGAAAATGTTACATATAAAGTACTTAGATGTACAAagtacttgtatgaatgtgtgtgaatactAATTTATGATGCAGAGTGCTTAAGTATAATGTCACCATATACTCATTTATTTACAGCGAGGCTATTATAATGTGCATGATATTGAAACTTGTATTTGTATTGACATTGAAAACTCTGCTCTGAGAAGAGGTGTGtggctctgaaaagagccgTTGGGTTGCTGCTTGACAGGACAGTTTACTTGGAGCTGGTGTACTTGGTGACGGCCTTGGTGCCCTCGGACACGGCGTGCTTGGCCAGCTCACCGGGCAGCAGGAGGCGCACGGCGGTCTGGATCTCCCTCGACGTGATGGTCGAGCGCTTGTTGTAGTGAGCCAGGCGGGACGCCTCACCGGCGATGCGCTCGAAGATGTCGTTCACGAACGAGTTCATGATGCTCATGGCCTTGGAAGAGATGCCTGTGTCGGGGTGCACCTGCTTCAGCACCTTGTACACGTAGATAGCGTAGCTCTCCTTCCTggtctttctcttcttcttgccGCCCTTGCCGGCGGTCTTAGTCACGGCTTTCTTCGAGCCCTTCTTGGGCGCTGACTTGGCGGGTTCAGGCATTTCTTTCTCACTACTTCACAGCAGAGAATGAGCTGTGCTGGCGACAGAGCGGCTCCTCTTATTCTCCGTACATGCAAATGAGGCTGTGTGGTTCCCCGCCCGTCATTGGTCGAGCTGTTGCTCACAGTCTTCAGTGAGCAGATTGTTACTGCGCATGCtcacagaggaaagaaagacGCCTCTGCTTTATGTAAACCTGCACAATGCGGCTCAGTGTGAGATCACCTTCAGAAAGCAGATTTTAGGTCAGCTACGCATAAAATCATATGAACTTATACAAACGATATAAACTTTATATCAGGcctattcaattactttttcttctgggccagatttgaaaattttgagatgccactgggccgaagacccctacttacattatttcttgagacttaactctaaatatgctaacacctgaactaagtcataaaaataaataaaagaattcacATTAAAGGTtttatactgcatcatttattgatgagcaaaataattcaagtgcattgccttgaccagaatatttttaacaaggcaaatttcaccacacatatgtttaataaaaaaaatgtaataataacaaccttttgcaacagtaaagtcttctataacattttatatgtatttgcaaaagtgcatttgttgaactagaaAGACCAACTGATGCAgcgcattaaatatttcaacaaaagaaactgcaccaagtgaacacttaataactgtaaaattaaagcttcttctgcatattcaaagtaatgctgacttaatgcgttcagtcttagagttcagtctttggggtaaaataaacacatttatcagtccAAGCAGGGTTAAAACGGCGGTTTTCACTGTCAATTTTAcgtttttgacctgtcagtgaCATATTTTGGCGGTTGTCGTACTTGGAGAGAGTATTCTGGGCTGGCGTTGCTACGATACCGGAAGCGGTGCAAGTACAAGAGGAAGGGCGGGAAATTTTTAAAACTCTCACAACAAATATGATTTAATTGCGTTTTTGCAGCTTACGTTGGGTCAGTCGGggggtgggccagtcaaagggggtccgcgggccggatgtggcccccgggccgctaattgaatagccctgctttatatatataaaatcaactagtgatgagaaaatgaagcttttgtgaagcactgaaccacttgaaCCAATTGTTTCGGAAATAGGTTCattactcgaagcttcaattatagcgccctctcctggaaaagtgcaatgttTTCATctacacacctgcatgcacgcgctcacacacctcaatgatctgaagcaacTTTGCACTGTTTGAGGTACACAcgttatgaccaaatatcaggatatcaggttctatttacaaatgaatatggatgaatgtgtgtgttgtgttattgagcagagtgctgggaaaacatggcattaactgggtgtgcttgtgtaactaccgcTTTTGCGTTCATATTGATATGACAGCGTCCGTCATCACGTTGCAACGTGATATATAGAcgacctccattgtcgtaccaggaaagcagcgtagacaaagaacgccattcagtttgaacggaagagaacgaccgcactggtttcctttggtcttgcagaccttcagcgtgatcccgcacgtgatctgtattgtccaatcacaggcgaggaagctgccacacggaattgaattcatttcatttcaatttaattcaattttatttatatagcgccaactcacaacaaacagtcgcctcaaggcgctttgtattgtgggtaaagaccctacaataatacagagaaaacccaacagtcaaaaaacgaccccctatgagctggaagacacacatccactgtctgttttgttttttttttacatgtttctcatgaaggttttgctgatatctcttatgtacatccatgtatagcaaaataaaagtttatatgttttatatgtttatatgttttcttattccatctgccttggtagtctttaatgtcactaatgcatgtgaacattcactgaacgtttatagcagcgttcatgcgatgttgtctgaatgttcaatgctagctgggaagccactgcacaggagaggatgatggtgtgacagacttttagttacagtgaattagactgaaaactgagtttgcttttcaatgaaaataatgcttgtagtgtcaccaaaatcaagatatagcctttgtttatctccctcagtcactaaagttcagggttcacaaaaaactccatgacaaaggctcacagacagaagctcacagacagaagctcacagccttattggaaaaagggacaaaagctgaaaacgtccaaaaatatatttctaactagataatactaatttataaaatagaatgacttcttctgagtttagtcttgtttgaatgtttcgctgtataataatttatgtgtagtcacattgtaatggaaaaaggcttaaaagaggataatgtaaatttgattacatatatctcaaaataaaaatatgctgcttacaactgttgggaggggtagaccgctggtgagtactggtgaccgctggtgagtactggtgaccactggtgagtactggtgaccactggtgagtacttgctTTGcatgtatgactcacagaaacctcctttacatatgaaaccctgccctagacctgaggagagggggggggctgagggagctctgacacagagagtccaaccaaagcctcctgctgagagccctaaagctcaaggcgcgcggcaatattacatacaagaaactgtcgaaaaactcacttttcatgcagtgttgaaaggacgagccagcaaaggttgtctttaattcataactcagcagtaactgttggccataacaacgctaaaactgtgcgagtatgaacctgctgactgtctcgctttccttcactcgtaaccagcgaatcacctgaaccagtcagctgattcagtccGAGAacgaagcagttgctgcttcaTACGTCATTTGTCACGTGATTTTTTTCGTCCTGAAGCAAGCTTCGAAGCTTCGAACTCTGGAGttgtaagcccagggttcgaaGCGCATATCGAAGCTTCAGTTTCAAACTCTCATCACAAAAATCAACCACATTTTGTTTGTTGATATTAATAAATTCTGAAGCCTCGCTGGTTCAGGAAGTGATTCCCGAGTGTTCGTGTTGCTGTGACTCAGAGGAGCTGCTAACAGGTGAAGAGTTTCCCTGTATGAGAGCACTCTGAGGTGAGCTCTCCCAGTGGGATATTACACCTAATACACctataaataatgaaatgagtTACCATGATAATATTCactagtaatttttttttctgctcttctgCCCGGTGAGCTGGCCAAGCACGCCGTGTCCGAGGGCACCAAGGCCGTCACCAAGTACACCAGCTCCAAGTAAACTGTCCTGCTGTCAAGCAGCAACCCAAcggctcttttcagagccaCACACCTCTGCTCAGAGCAGAGATTTTAAAATGGTTAAGCTTTTAACTTCCAGTGATGGGACTTCAGCTCTTTTGGCTCCCAAATGGggtccttagattttaattttaaaaaaaaagtgtaaaatgaattactaaagTAAAAACATACGTTAGGCGTATATCAAACGtctctttatatactcaacatataataaagtgctccaaatacaaattataaaacaaaagattggaaatcagaaaaaacaagcgCCTTTGAGGaggtgatcctgtttctcctgcctgatgatctgccctgttttgttctaatTCCACTCAGGCATGAACAATTCGTATATacctgtgttgtgtttgtggagcctgctgaattttaaatttgcagtctacactctatcGCATTAATCCTTTAACGCTAAGCGATTGCTGCTGAATATctggtttcctgaccttactagccgcgaacagctgattaagacgtaGGGTCTCAGgcagtcagctggtcaaaggaacttgatcagctggcttttgaCCGTAACTTTTTTTTGCCGACCATTCGTGatatcgaaaaaattcaaatggttcctgaaagctcagaaattgcacttcagtTATGTAGtggtattatggtatttgttgccagaagtctgcAAACgtcggcacttttgaagtacgctgtgtctCTTTCGatatgtttggaggtataaggttaaaatgtgtccagtcttttcCTCACTGTTCCGGCGTGTAGCCTCTGTGTAAGCCCCCTCCGCCCCCTCATTTAAATataagaacatgaaataaaaagagcttcaaatgaaaaacgGGGTTAAAAAATAAGTCAGTGAAATACGTAAAatagctttacaaaataaaagtatcacaaaataaaactccattatgaaataaataattgaataaataaatagataaagagataaataaatagctaaataaataaatcttgaaataaattaaaataaaataataaaaataataatgaaaatttattttaaaaatattttatcttatttcATGGGtatatttatttcatggaatatttattaataatttatcaatagcagtatttatttattcatttatttatttcattttgaatgaaacgGCTCTCCATAGGATCGTTCctgaccgacccatcactattaacccccccaaacaaaaatagttattgtatgtttttgtgGACTAAtcataaatgtgtgtaaaatgaCTAAAATCACTGATTGGTGCTGAAGTTTCCCAGAGATGACTGTTGGGCTTCAGGCTGATAGCAGTAACAGTATTTTTAAAGACGGCCTCACTGAGTTCAACATCTTGGTCTGTTTTCCACGTGTTCATGATGCACATGATTAACCTCAGCAGACCTTTCCTGTCCAGCTTTGTGTCACAGGTCAAACACATTTGTGATCTCACAGGTGACCATAAAGGTAGAAGTTTAACAGGAAAAAGTGGGGatgatttatatttaaaaactaAGTGCCACCCACCTCACCTGAACAGTAATCCTGTTCTGCAGATCTGAACAAgctataaaacatttatttaaatagaaCGAAAAGTGCCGTACATATAAGCTTTTGAGCTTTTCATTCTCTAGTCTCTGGATTAGAGTCTGCAAAGCTCAACTTTCTGTCAAAGCAAACCTGTCCTTCAGCAGCTGTTAATGATCCTGTGAGCTTGAATTAAATGTTAAACACTAAAAGCTTTTAAATTGGAAACTCGTGACTCACGAAGCCTCGAAGCTTTCCATCcacttggttaaaaaaaaaaaagtttctcgaGGCTTCAAAAACACTTAGCTGTTCAGCAGTGATGTCAGCAGGGGAATAATCACTgccaagaattaaaaataaaaacagcttcatttgctttgtgtgtttctttcatgtaatcagtgtgtgattgtgtgtgatgGTAACAGAGCTCCATCAGTGCCATAAACCTGTCAGAATGAGTTCACAGTTTAAATAAGTCCAACAGGACGAGGCGTTCATCTTATACTgatgcagcatttttaaatgacGGGACACTGATTGTGTTTATGAATATGGGGTGACGGtgcctttattcatttttattaaatattttttccactgtgcTTGGACTCAGTTTCTCTTTTCAGAAATAGCCTGTCCAGCTTTGGTGAAAACCCTGTCCCATGTTGCTGAGGAGGCAGGAGTGCACGAGCATCCCAGAGCAGCCTGTTTGGGCCTGGAAGTATGCACCTCTGCCTAGATGATAGCCATGGATGAGagtttttaaccattttaaaatCTCTGCTCCTGAGAAGAGGTGTGtggctctgaaaagagccgTTGGGTTGCTGCTTGACAGCAGGACAGTTTACTTGGAGCTGGTGTACTTGGTGACGGCCTTGGTGCCCTCGGACACGGCGTGCTTGGCCAGCTCACCGGGCAGCAGAAGGCGCACGGCGGTCTGGATCTCCCTCGACGTGATGGTCGAGCGCTTGTTGTAGTGAGCCAGGCGGGACGCCTCACCGGCGATGCGCTCGAAGATGTCGTTGACGAACGAGTTCATGATGCTCATGGCCTTGGAAGAGATGCCCGTGTCGGGGTGCACCTGCTTCAGCACCTTGTACACGTAGATGGCGTAGCTCTCCTTCCTggtctttctcttcttcttgccGCCCTTGCCGGCGGTCTTAGTCACGGCTTTCTTCGAGCCCTTCTTGGGCGCTGACTTGGCAGGTTCAggcattttctttcttcactACTTCACAGCAGAGAATGAGCTGTGCTGGCGACAGAGCGGCTCCTCTTATTCTCCGTACATGCAAATGAGGCTGTGCGATTCCCCGCCTGTCATTGGTCGAGCTATTGCTCACCATTTTTGGTGTAAGTCGCAACTGCGCAGTCTCACACAATCTCACTTGCACAATGCGGCTCAGTGTTTATGAGATCACCTTCAGAAAGTAGAACAGAGAATTTGGGATGTGAAAATTTGTGCGGCTTCATTGTTATTTCTGTGACTGATGCTTATAATTTATTCTCAAAGGAACAAAACTAAacctattaaaaataaaaaatcctttttatcaaacacattttgtcTATTAGTCTTAATGACTTTAGATTTAAGCTGATTTTACAGCTTTccagtgttttatatttgtaaatCAGGTTATAgtcctaacatgcatgtctcaTAATTTAACAAATATAAATCCTTCATTTTCTAGTACTGGTGATATTTACTCCCTAGTGTACTAAATCGTATTAAATAATGTGAACATGTTTCAAGACAATTGAAGTAACAGGGGACATATGTGTTCATATGTGCAGCTTTTAGCTTAAGTAACCTTTATGAAAGAAAACATGTCTGACAACTTAATGAAAATCTAAATCTTGAATTTTGTATTATAAACTCAAGACAGCAGCCTAGATATAAACCTGTCATTGAGAATATTTATTCTCTGCATTTATAGAAACATGTTTCTGCAACAAATGACAGGTCAATACCAAATTTTGGAGGGTCACATGTATCACTCAGGCTAAAGGTTTGTTATATATGAAAAAACTTCAAATTGTGATTTTATCTGGCAACTCACCATTGTaccatttcttttgtttggatactacattaaaataattatgccaaaaaaatatattatagaTTATACATATTTGTGACTGATTAACATAAGCTGTaagcagggctggactgggacaaaaaatcggccctggcaCTTGGCATAGACCAGCCCACAGCTGtgtcttaaaagcatttgacacGGTCTtactcagaatcagaatctttattgtcattgtacacacaagttgcacaacgaaatttaaaatgcattcctttctaggtgcctcagacaataaataataaaaatatgagtgataaaaatgattaataaaatacaatacacaatagtaaattaacagaagaatctagccccaatacacacaccaacgcacgcacacagtcagcactaccaccccacatcactgtccaaaccacacagagttcagttcaatgatagccctggcataaaagctgttcctcagtctgtttgttctggccttcattgtcctgaaacgtctgcctgatggcagtagctgaaacagtgtccagggtgtgaggggtcctggaggatgttctgtgccctcctctggcagcgggcattgaacagttcctggagggagggcaggggacagcctatgatcttttgagccgtgttgatgattcgctggagtgttttcctgtctgctgctgtgcaactgttgaaccacacgcacagacagtaggtcaggatgctctctacacagcaacggtagaaggacaccagcagattctgggtcagatagttgctcctaagaaccctcaggaaatgcagtctctgttgggccttcctgacagtgctggtcgtattgatactccaggtcaaatcatcctgcagatgtactcccaggaacctaaaatctgaaaccagctccacttcatccccctcgatgaacagaggttgaatgacatgtgttgtcctcctaaagtctactaccatctcctttgtcttagtggtgttcaggatcaagttattctcactgcaccaccttgacagctgctgcacctcgtcccggtatgctgactcatccccgcctgatatgagacCCACCATAGCGGTGTCATCcacaaacttaatgatgcagttactggcatgtatggaggtgcagtcatgtgtgtagagggtgaagagtaggggactcagcacacagccctgtggcgagccggtgctgaggctgatggctgaagagaggtggggacctactcttaccctctgggaacggtctgtcaggaagtccttgatccaaagacaggtggagcgtggtatccccagatctgacagtttagtcaccagtctgccaggaaggatggtgttaaacgccgagctgaagtccacaaagagcagccgagcgtagttccccccctgctccaggtgagagaaggcagagtggagggccgtggcaatggcgtcctctgtggaccggttggctctgtaggcaaactggtgggggtctagtctgggggagagactggagatgacgtgagcccggacaagcttttcaaagcacttcataacaattggtgtgagtgctactggcctgtagtcattcaaacctctgatagtgttcttcttggggatggggacgataatggaggacttcaggcaggaagggacagcagcctggctcagggactggttaaaaatgctggtaaaaataccagccagctgagccgcacagaccttcagtatccgtccagagacaccatcgggccccacagctttcctggggttcacagtttccagcatatgcctcacctcttgctcttgcagcctgaggatgctgctgctgcctgctgagggatgttggatggctgtctctggttgctgtacctcaaaaaaaaacgtgcaaagaagctgttcagctcctctgccagactGATGTTActctgatcaactaacaggctgggtttgtagttcaaaatatgccgaaccccttgccacacctgcctgaagtcgtggctctggaaacagtcctcaatcctcctcttatacacagccttggcctccctgatgcccctcttcaggttggctctggcagcgctgtaaagcggcccatcaccagctctgaaggcgatgttcctctcTTATTCAATGTgagcataccttttgctaataatacttttgtacttttttacacttactttagtaatgcttaaattacaaagcttttacttatcatttagcttttttaaaatctgttatttcacctgtttgagtgctttttaaacatgtttaaccagcacagaggctacaaattcaaaccactgtgcagcctttcaacacgcctgtaacctaaatatctaaaatgctatgatgcagcctaaaatggacacttgctgctcatccaacacttctcggccttgaacctttgctattttatcagattaaagtgccgtggctgccagattttgggaagtatgcaaataccaataaatattgatactaaTCAATTGCCACTGCTCAccattctcatgtaatagagctaacgttacctccatcacctcaaagtccctgtattatcctaacATTACTACCTGCTTCATACTACACTTTCCTGTTCACTCTGTCCCTCGGTTCCCAAagcctgctgctgtcttcacctacagcacaGCCGGCCCAAGGCTTGAAGGGGCCCtcttcataccacttcattgtcccctgaacctGACCATTATtgatgctggagggttaaagttgattattaattttttaggatgcattactgtttcagccttttcaattcaattttatttatacagcaccaactcACACCAAACAggtgcctcaaggcactttttgctgtaaagtaaagaccccacaataattacagagaaaacccaacagtcatcctaatcttaaaaatagagagggtgtctgtctcctgaatccaagctgggagctggttccacagaagagcggcctgaaagctgaaggctctgcctcccattctactcttaagtatcctaggaaccacaagtaagccagcagtctgagagagaagtgctctgttggggtgatatggtactctagctgcagcattttggatcagctgaaggcttttcagggagcttttaggacagcctgataatgaattacaatagtccaacctagaagtaataaatgcattaattagcttttcagcatcactctgagacagagaTATTAGAGTGTAGCCAACTCATTAAATttgtgttgttacaagtgtacaaatctggacagttagaatagtctctctTTTCTCTTAGGAAAGtagcatttgtaaaaaaataaaaaaccaaaaaagtttcatgacaaatgtgggtgagcttggTATTGCTTTATGTATTTGTCAATTTTTGTATAAATGACTACATGTTAACACCACTTGAGTTATAGTAAGTTAAACAGAACAGAGCTCTTTATCTGAGGTGTGTggctcttaaaagagccgttgTTGTCTCGGTTGCTGGGAGTGAGTTTAGCCGCCGAAGCCGTACAGAGTGCGGCCCTGCCTCTTCAGAGCGTACACCACGTCCATGGCGGTCACGGTCTTCCTCTTGGCGTGCTCGGTGTAGGTGACGGCGTCACGGATCACGTTCTCCAGGAACACCTTCAGCACACCGCGGGTCTCCTCGTAGATCAGACCCGAGATACGCTTGACTCCGCCACGGCGAGCCAGACGGCGGATGGCGGGCTTGGTGATGCCCTGGATGTTATCGCGGAGAACTTTACGGTGACGCTTGGCGCCTCCTTTTCCGAGTCCCTTGCCTCCTTTGCCCCTTCCACTCATGGTTACAGTTTCTTCTTTGAACGGTCAAAGTCGAATGAAAACTGCACGCGGGATACAATGCATTTCTGTCAGAACTGCGGACGTAATAGAGAACAGCTGTTTTGAGCTAGGTGGAGCCAATCTCGCCGGTCCTGCCCACATTTTTCAAATGTAACCGTTGCTACTGATTGACGTTCTTTCTACGGATGATTTGTCAGTTTGAGGCCCAGACAGAACCAATAGCAGAACATACGGGGAGCTTATATAAAGACTACCTGGCTGCAAACACAGATGGATCTAAAAACTTGCAATCAGATAATGTAGGAACTTCATTTGCAATACCAGAATTAAAAATCAGGTGCCAGACCACACAACAGACATAtcggtaataataataataataataataa
The window above is part of the Archocentrus centrarchus isolate MPI-CPG fArcCen1 chromosome 14, fArcCen1, whole genome shotgun sequence genome. Proteins encoded here:
- the LOC115792065 gene encoding histone H2B 1/2, which gives rise to MPEPAKSAPKKGSKKAVTKTAGKGGKKKRKTRKESYAIYVYKVLKQVHPDTGISSKAMSIMNSFVNDIFERIAGEASRLAHYNKRSTITSREIQTAVRLLLPGELAKHAVSEGTKAVTKYTSSK
- the LOC115791989 gene encoding histone H2B 1/2 — its product is MPEPAKSAPKKGSKKAVTKTAGKGGKKKRKTRKESYAIYVYKVLKQVHPDTGISSKAMSIMNSFVNDIFERIAGEASRLAHYNKRSTITSREIQTAVRLLLPGELAKHAVSEGTKAVTKYTSSK
- the LOC115792592 gene encoding histone H4, with product MSGRGKGGKGLGKGGAKRHRKVLRDNIQGITKPAIRRLARRGGVKRISGLIYEETRGVLKVFLENVIRDAVTYTEHAKRKTVTAMDVVYALKRQGRTLYGFGG